One part of the Thermococcus litoralis DSM 5473 genome encodes these proteins:
- a CDS encoding PQ-loop domain-containing transporter, with protein sequence MKELVGLIGMLLLVSSWVPQTWETIKNKRCPLNLEFVLVYVTASTLLAIYSYLIGDWVFLTLNSLAALQSGVNLYVKLRYK encoded by the coding sequence ATGAAGGAACTCGTGGGACTCATAGGCATGCTTCTTCTCGTGAGTTCTTGGGTGCCCCAAACATGGGAAACAATCAAAAACAAGAGATGTCCACTAAACTTGGAGTTTGTTCTGGTTTACGTTACTGCCTCAACACTGCTCGCAATCTATTCGTATCTAATAGGGGACTGGGTATTCCTAACCCTAAACTCCCTGGCAGCCCTCCAGAGTGGTGTCAATCTCTACGTTAAGCTGAGATACAAATGA
- a CDS encoding cytochrome c biogenesis CcdA family protein gives MRSEIKALMLIILSSIGLTAGILAILGLKNLIYPLLALAGADSINPCTFVIYTMLLIALSLKENISKRRIYAVGLAFVAAVYISYYLLGIGLVILTKTIPVWVAGVVSIAFGAYTFVTGYMEKSRIAKKKEVRKSIFSREATLFGAFSLGIIISFTLLPCSSGTYLAYAILISKVGRSLTLILLALYNIIFVLPLLIILFTVGSITESKSISQRIVQKSRELSMIAGTLLILLGIYVILGM, from the coding sequence GTGAGGTCTGAAATCAAGGCCCTCATGTTGATAATTTTGTCTTCAATTGGATTAACAGCGGGGATATTGGCAATTCTCGGGTTGAAGAACTTAATCTACCCTCTACTCGCACTGGCAGGTGCTGATTCAATAAACCCCTGTACGTTCGTCATTTACACCATGCTTCTCATAGCCCTATCCCTCAAAGAAAACATCTCCAAAAGAAGAATCTATGCCGTTGGACTGGCCTTTGTTGCTGCAGTTTACATCTCATACTACCTCCTCGGGATTGGTCTGGTGATACTTACGAAGACAATCCCGGTATGGGTCGCAGGAGTGGTTTCAATAGCATTCGGCGCTTACACATTTGTAACCGGCTATATGGAAAAAAGCAGGATAGCAAAGAAGAAAGAAGTTAGAAAAAGCATATTCAGCAGGGAAGCAACCCTCTTTGGAGCTTTCTCTCTCGGCATCATAATATCCTTTACACTCCTCCCGTGTTCCTCGGGAACTTATCTGGCATATGCAATCCTTATATCCAAAGTAGGGAGAAGCCTAACCCTGATCCTCCTGGCACTTTACAACATCATCTTTGTCCTCCCGCTGCTCATAATACTCTTCACGGTCGGAAGCATAACGGAGAGCAAATCAATCTCACAGAGAATAGTCCAAAAGTCCAGAGAGCTTTCAATGATTGCAGGAACATTGCTGATACTCCTTGGAATATACGTTATTCTTGGGATGTAG
- a CDS encoding CBS domain-containing protein: MGDVEKALQTFYSMKLKDIMPSIPSMPIVTADSPIVDVLKLLRTRHHVWVVNNRDEMKLEGVIRYLDVLSILLPPENTKARLGNISAVFKSILGGAEKAADVMERNVMTIDEDATVLDALTRMRRYKVQILAIVDENNTLKGEISLRLLIDEFLRLMKVGGVQWLQSGSSSPSE, translated from the coding sequence ATGGGTGACGTCGAGAAAGCCCTTCAAACTTTTTATTCGATGAAGTTGAAGGATATAATGCCGTCGATACCCTCGATGCCAATTGTTACTGCTGATTCTCCTATCGTTGATGTGCTTAAGCTGCTCAGGACAAGACACCACGTGTGGGTTGTAAACAACAGGGATGAAATGAAGCTTGAGGGGGTTATACGGTATCTTGATGTCCTGTCTATTCTCCTTCCGCCGGAGAACACAAAGGCAAGGCTGGGCAACATAAGTGCAGTTTTTAAATCCATTCTAGGAGGGGCGGAAAAAGCGGCTGATGTCATGGAGCGCAATGTAATGACAATAGACGAAGATGCCACAGTTCTAGATGCCCTTACAAGGATGAGAAGGTACAAAGTGCAAATCTTGGCGATTGTCGATGAAAACAATACTCTGAAGGGAGAAATAAGCCTGAGGTTGCTCATTGACGAGTTCCTAAGACTGATGAAGGTAGGTGGTGTGCAATGGCTCCAGAGTGGATCCTCTTCACCCTCGGAGTAG
- a CDS encoding cation:proton antiporter produces the protein MAPEWILFTLGVALIFGKIGDHLMERFELPGVLGEILMGMILGNLIYFGLIKPEYLTLHSDETFEFLARLGIIFLLFLGGLDTDVEMLKKTGAVATVSTLTGVFVPLVLGYFGLKLMGYPSREAFAGGVLLTATSIGITVRVMMDLGVLRSDVGAASLSASVMDDFLGIALIIFAVGTGSILGLISKMAVFFIITGLVAWYTIEKYIRFSEWLHVEKGVLGMVLALMFLFSALAEHWFDAAIEGAFMAGLVLSKLPEGKRIMEDVRAIAYGFLVPVFFVYTGAMLDLRVFTSFEALSLAGVLTTIAVIGKVLGRGIGAMIMRWSAKKSLQMGIASIPRTEVALVDLMVAIHGGAIPESDAPKFIAATLIFITVSVLITPPLLKWAFKEEVEAMKQGKAEKRVEAVQETRRRISILKRPRRNR, from the coding sequence ATGGCTCCAGAGTGGATCCTCTTCACCCTCGGAGTAGCCCTTATCTTTGGAAAGATTGGAGATCATTTAATGGAGCGCTTTGAGCTTCCCGGAGTTTTGGGCGAGATACTGATGGGCATGATATTGGGGAATCTGATATATTTTGGTCTGATAAAGCCCGAATACCTTACCCTTCATTCAGATGAAACCTTTGAATTTCTTGCTCGCTTGGGCATAATTTTTCTCCTCTTCTTGGGCGGTCTTGATACGGATGTTGAGATGCTCAAAAAGACCGGTGCTGTTGCAACTGTTTCTACCCTCACGGGAGTTTTTGTCCCTCTGGTTCTTGGGTACTTTGGACTCAAGCTAATGGGATATCCTTCTAGGGAAGCATTTGCTGGGGGAGTTCTACTAACGGCAACCAGCATAGGAATAACTGTTAGGGTAATGATGGATCTCGGGGTTTTGAGGAGTGATGTCGGAGCGGCTTCTTTGAGTGCGAGCGTTATGGATGACTTCCTTGGAATAGCTTTGATCATCTTCGCAGTTGGTACTGGAAGCATTTTAGGATTAATAAGCAAGATGGCTGTCTTCTTCATTATCACGGGTTTAGTTGCGTGGTATACGATAGAAAAATACATTCGCTTTTCAGAATGGCTGCATGTGGAGAAAGGAGTCCTTGGCATGGTGCTCGCTTTGATGTTTCTCTTCTCTGCTTTGGCGGAGCACTGGTTCGATGCTGCTATAGAAGGGGCTTTTATGGCTGGCCTAGTTTTATCAAAACTTCCAGAGGGCAAAAGGATAATGGAAGACGTGAGGGCAATAGCCTATGGGTTTTTGGTCCCTGTGTTCTTCGTGTACACCGGGGCGATGCTTGATTTAAGGGTTTTTACCAGCTTTGAAGCTCTTTCCCTTGCAGGGGTTTTAACCACAATTGCAGTTATTGGAAAAGTTCTCGGCAGGGGAATAGGGGCTATGATTATGAGGTGGAGCGCTAAAAAGTCCCTCCAGATGGGTATTGCTTCAATCCCAAGGACTGAAGTGGCGCTTGTTGACCTTATGGTAGCAATTCACGGAGGCGCAATCCCAGAAAGCGATGCCCCAAAGTTCATTGCAGCTACGCTGATTTTCATAACTGTTTCTGTTCTAATAACCCCACCGTTACTCAAGTGGGCGTTTAAAGAGGAAGTTGAGGCTATGAAGCAAGGAAAAGCCGAGAAGAGAGTAGAGGCAGTGCAGGAGACAAGGAGAAGAATATCAATATTGAAGAGACCAAGGAGGAATCGCTAA
- a CDS encoding Lrp/AsnC family transcriptional regulator, with amino-acid sequence MKLDETDKNILRLLQEDGRMSYSEIARRIGIPESTVRLRVKKLIEEGVIRKFAALINPFKAGYNIVAFIAVDIEPNKIKKAVEELSKLPEVDVLGIATGAHDVLMQVTVKDLQELESFLIEKLGKIEGIKSTETSILTSVKKWGYARVF; translated from the coding sequence ATGAAATTGGATGAAACAGATAAAAACATCCTAAGGTTGCTTCAAGAAGACGGGAGGATGAGCTATTCCGAGATAGCCCGGAGAATAGGAATACCCGAATCAACCGTAAGGCTTAGGGTAAAAAAGCTTATTGAAGAAGGAGTAATAAGAAAGTTCGCCGCCTTAATAAACCCCTTCAAAGCGGGCTACAACATAGTGGCGTTTATAGCCGTTGACATCGAGCCCAACAAAATCAAAAAAGCCGTTGAAGAGCTTTCCAAACTTCCGGAAGTTGATGTTTTGGGAATAGCCACCGGAGCACACGACGTATTAATGCAGGTAACCGTGAAAGACCTCCAAGAACTTGAGAGCTTTCTAATAGAAAAGCTGGGAAAAATCGAAGGAATAAAGAGCACGGAAACCTCAATCTTAACAAGCGTTAAAAAATGGGGATATGCACGGGTATTTTAG